The nucleotide window CTCTTCAACGTCTTCCGGGCCAACCTCTTCGCCCACGAGAAGTACGTGCCCCAGCCGTACGACGGCACCGCCCTGCTGCTCAGCGCCAGCGAAGCCGCTGCCGATGTCCCGCGTCACCGCGGGTGGGAGCCCCTGGTGCGTGGCGGGCTAGAGGTGCACGACGTCCCCGGTGGCCACCACGCCCTGATGCAGGACCCGCACCTCGGGTCTGTCGTCGAGCGCCTGCGTGAGGTGCTCGCACGGGCCTCCGGCACCGCGCCCCGGCAGTCCACGGGGAGCTGACTCAGGGGGTTGGAGTGAAGCGAGCCAGGGAGGAGACGTTGGGTGCAGGTCTCACCCCGGAGGACATCTGACGTCCTTCCCTCCCTGGCTTCGGGGAACCAGAACAATCCCGTAAATACTCGAATTCATTCGAGTGGGTGCTTATCCGCCCTCATGACAGGGACGTCTTAGGCGGAATAATCTCACTCATATGAATTTGACCCACCCTCGCGCTTCTTTGGGAAGAGCGGCGCAGGGAGTCAATCCGGCACCAGCAACACGCCCGAGTTTCGCGAGCGCCACGGCCTCCAGTGGTGCTCGTACGCAGTGGCGGCCCCCAGTGCGGAGTACACGAGATGAGCCACGAGCTGTCGAAGCGGATCGCCAACCTCTCACCGGAAAAGCGCGCCGAGTTGCTCAAGAAGGTGGCCGCGCAAAAGGCCACGGCTGGCAACTCCGTCCAAGGCCTCATCCGGGTGCAGGACCGCACGCGCCCACTGCCGCTGTCCTTCGCGCAGCAGCGCCTCTGGTTCATTGATCAGCTGCAACCCGGCACCTCCCTCTTCAACGTGCCCATGGCGGTGCGCCTGGAGGGTGCGCTCGACGTGTCCGTGCTGGAGCGCGCGCTGCGAGAAGTCGTGCGCCGTCATGAGGTGCTGCGCACCACCTTCCGTGAGGACGTCTCCGGCCCCGTGCAGGTGGTGTCGCCGGAGCCGATGTTCACCCTGGAGCGCAAGGACCTCACGGGCTCACCGCCGGAAGAAGCGTGGCGCCTGGCGCGTGAAGCCGCGGCCCAGCCCTTCGACCTCGCGAAGGGCCCGCTGCTGCGCGCGCTGCTGCTGACGTCGGCACCGGGAGAGCACCTGCTCGTCGTGGTGGTCCACCACATCGTCTCCGACGGCTGGTCCATGACGCTGCTGGTGCGCGAGGTGGCGCTGCTCTACGGAGCCTTTGCGCGAGGACAGGCTGCGCCCCTGCCGCCGCTGGGCATCCAGTACGCGGACTTCGGCGTCTGGCAACGCGAGTGGATGCAGGGGCCTCGGCTGGAGAAGCAGCTCGATTACTGGAAGCGGCAGCTGGCGGGAGTGCCCTCCGCGCTGGAGTTGCCCACCGACTTCCCTCGCCCCGCCACCCGCGACGGCCGAGGCGCCCGGCATGACGTGCTGCTGCCGCGCGAGTTGACGGACGCGCTCAAGGCCCTCGCCCAGCAGGAAGGCGCCTCTCTCTACATGGCGCTGCTGACGGGCTGGCAGATGCTGATGGCCCGCTACTCCGGCCAGGAGGACGTCACCGTCGGCTCCCCCATGGCCGGCCGCACGCGTGGTGAGGTGGAAGGCCTCATCGGCCTCTTCGTCAACGCCCAGGTGCTTCGCACGCGGGTGACGGACACGGCGTCCTTCCGCACACTGCTGCGTCAGGTGCGAGAGACGGTGCTGGGGGCACAGGAGCACCAGGAGCTGCCCATCGAGCGCCTCGTGGAGGAGTTGAAGCCCGAGCGCATCCCGGGCCGTACTCCCTTCTTCCAGGTGATGCTCACCTACCAGGCCTCCTTCCGCGGCTCCGCCTCCGTTGAAGGCGTGAAGCTGGAGGCCCTGGAACTCGACACCTTCTCCGCCAAGTTCGACCTCACCCTCCAGGTGCTGGAGACCGACGCCGGCCTCAAGGGCTACCTCGAGTACACCACCGACATCTTCACCGCCTCCACCGCCGCACGCATGGCCGAGCACCTGCGTGTGCTCCTTCAGGAGGCCGTCGCTCAGCCGAATGAGTCAGTCGCCCGATTGCCGCTGCTGACCACCGTTGAGCGGCGCGAAATGCTGGTGGAGTGGAACGCTACGCGCGCGCCCTTCCCCGAAGCGTGCATGCACTCGCTCTTTGAAGAGCAGGTGCGCCGCGCTCCGGGCGCGGTGGCCGCTGTGTTCGAGGGGACGCAACTGACGTACGCGCAGCTGGATGCGCGTGCCAATCAGCTCGCCCATGCCCTTCGCCGTCGTGGCGTGGGCCCCGAGGTCCGCGTCGCGCTCAGTGTCGAGCGCTCCCTCGATATCGCTATCGGTCTGCTTGGCATCCTGAAGGCCGGTGGTGCCTGGGTGCCGGTGGATCCGCTCCTGCCCCGTGAGCGTCTTGCCTTCATGCTGGAGGACAGCGCGGCGCAGGTGCTCGTTACCCAGCAGCCACTGGTGGACCGCTTCCCCGAAGCACTGCATGCACGCGCGCTTTGCCTGGACACCGAGCGCGAATCGCTGGCCGAGGAGCCGACGGATGCGCCCGTGACGGGCGTGACGCCCGCGAACATGGCGTACCTCCTCTACACCTCGGGCAGCACCGGTACGCCCAAGGGCACGGCGGTGGAGCACCGCAGCGTCGCCAACCTCGTCACCCACGAGGCGGTGGCCTACGGCATTGGCCCCGGCAGCCGCGTGTTGCAGTTCGCCAGCCTCAGCTTCGACCTCTCCGTGGAGGAGATTTTCACCACGCTCTGCAACGGCGCCACGCTGGTGCTCGCGCCGCTGGAGAAGCTGATGCCGGGCGCGCCGCTGCCCGTGCTGCTGCGTGAGCAGGAGTTGAGTGTCGTCAGCCTCACCCCAGCGGCACTGGCGGCCACGTCGTCCGAGGGGCTGCCCAAGGTGCGCACCGTCATCTCTGGCGGTGAGGCCCTGCCCGCGGACGTCGTCGCGCGTTGGGCTCCGGGACGGCGACTGCTCAATACCTACGGCCCCACCGAAGCCACCGTCATCGCCACCTTTGGTGAGGTGGTAGCGGATGGAGAAGTGCCGTCCATCGGCAAGCCGCTGGCGAACGTGCACGTCTATGTGTTGGACCCGCACGGCCAGCCGGTGCCCGTGGGCGTGCGCGGTGAGTTGCACATCGGTGGCGTCGGCGTGGCGCGAGGCTATGCGGGACGCCCGGGACTCACCGCCGAGCGCTTCATTCCGGACGCGTTCTCCTCCACTCCGGGCGCCCGTCTCTACCGCACGGGCGACGTGGTGCGCTGGCGGGCTGACGGACAGCTGGACTTCGTCGGCCGCATCGACGCGCAGGTGAAGGTGCGTGGCTTCCGCATCGAGTTGGGTGAAGTCGAGAACGCCCTGCGGGCCGCTCCCTCCGTGAAGGATGCCGTCGTGCTCGCCCGCGAGGATGCCCCGGGCGACAAGCGGTTGGTGGCCTATGTCGTCGGCGACGCCCTCGACATCACGGCCCTGCGCGCGCACCTCAAGCAGCACCTGCCCGAGTACATGGTGCCCGCGGCCTTCGTCTCCATGGAGACGCTGCCGCTGACGTCCAACGGCAAGGTGGACCGCAAGGCACTCCCTGCTCCGGACGTGAGCGCGCTTCGGGCTTCGCACGCCTACGAGGCTCCGGCGACACCGCTGGAGGAGAAGCTCGCGGCCCTCTGGAGCGAAGTGCTTCGCGTGCCCACTGTCGGCCGCACGGACAACTTCTTCGAGCTGGGTGGCCACTCGCTGCTCGCCACGCAGTTGGTGGCCCGCGTGCGTGCGGCGCTCGACGTGGAACTTCCCCTCCGCGCCCTCTTCGAAGCCCCCACCATCGAGGCCCTCGCGCAGCGCCTCCAGCTCACGGCGACCGGCACGCGACTGCCGCCCCTCACCCGCATCGCGCACGAAGGCCCGCCCCCGCTGTCCTTCGCCCAGCAGCGCCTGTGGCTGTTGGATCAACTCCAGCCTGGCAACGCCGCATACAACATCCCCGCCGCCCTCCGGCTGAAGGGCCACGTGGACGTCGAGTCCCTTCGTCGCGCCTTCGAGACCCTCGTCGCCCGGCATGAAACGCTGCGCACCACCTTTGTCGAGCACCAGGGCCAGCCCGCGCAGTGCATCCACGCGCCTTCGACGTGGACGCTCTCCCTGCTCGATGTGTCCTCGCTGCCCGAGCCTCAACGGCAGGAAGAAGCGCGTCGCCTCGCGAACCTCGAGGCCCACCGTCCCTTCGACCTGGAAGCGGGTCCGCTCCTTCGCACCTCCCTGGTGCGCCTGGGCGACGCGGAGCACCTGCTGCTGGTGACGATGCACCACATCGTCTCGGACGGCTGGTCCATGGGCGTCCTCGTCCGCGAGCTCACCGCCCTGTACGCGGCGCTCCACGCGGAGCAGGCGCCCACGCTCGCACTACTGCCCGTGCAGTACTCGGATTTCGCCGTGTGGCAGCAGGGATGGCTCCAGGGCGAAACGCTGGAGACCCAGCTCGCCTATTGGAAGGAGAAGCTCGCGGGGGCTCCCGCCACGCTGGAGCTGCTCACGGACCGTCCGCGTCCGCCCGTGCAGTCGCACCGGGGCGCGACGGTTCCCGTGCGGCTCGCCTTGCCGCTGACCGAGGCCCTCAAGACCCTGGCCCGGCAAGAAGGCGCCACGCCTTTCATGCTGCTGCTCTCCGCCTTCCAGGTGCTCCTGTCGCGCTACTCCGGCCAGGACGACATCAGCGTGGGTTCTCCCATCGCTGGCCGCACCCAGGCCGAGACCGAAGGCCTCATCGGCTTCTTCGTCAACACGCTGGTGCTGCGCGCCCACGTGGATCCACGCGCGACCTTCCGGGAGCTGCTGGCGCAGGTGCGTGGCACGACGCTCGCGGCCTATGAGCACCAGCACCTGCCCTTCGAGAAGCTGGTGGAGGTCCTCCAGCCCGTGCGCGACCTGAGTCGCAGCGCGCTCTTCCAGGCGATGTTCACCCTGCAGAACGCGCCCATGGATGCGCTTCGCGTGCCGGGCCTGTCGTTCGAACAGCTCCCGCTCGAATCGAACTCCGCGAAGTTCGACCTGTCCCTGACGCTTCAGGACTCGCCTCAGGGCTTCATGGGCGTGCTGGAATACAGCAGCGACCTCTTCGACGCCGCCACCGTCCAGCGCATGGTGGGCCACCTGGACGTCCTGCTGGAGGCCATCGCCGAGCAGCCGGACTCGACGCTCGCGGGCCTGCCCTTGCTCACGGCTCCAGAGCGCCGGCAGCTCCTCGTGGACTGGACCCGGACGGACGCGGAGTTCCCTCGCGACACCTGCTTCCACGAGGCCTTCACGGCCCAGGCCCTTCGCACGCCTGAAGCCCTGGCCGTCGTCTGCCGCGACCAGCAGCTCACCTTCCAGGAGCTGGACGCGCGCTCCAACCAACTGGCGCACCGGCTGGTGAAGCTGGGCGTCGGGCCCGACGTGCGCGTGGTGCTGTGCGTGGAGCGCTCCGTGGAGGCCCTCGTCGGCATCCTGGGCATCCACAAAGCCGGCGGCGCCTATGTGCCCCTCGACTTCCGCTACCCGGGCGAGTGGCTCGCCCACGTCCTCACGGACACCTGCGCGCCCGTGGTGCTCACCCAGCAGCGCCTGCGCGACGTGCTTCCCCAGCACACCGCCCACGTCGTCCTCCTCGATCCGGATGCGGAGGATCTCGCGGCCGAGTCCCGCGAAGCGCCCGGCGTGGCCGTCTCCGCCGAGCACCTGGCGTACATCATCTACACCTCTGGCAGCACCGGCCGCCCCAAGGGCGTGATGATCCAGCACCGCTCCGTGATGAACCTGCGGCAGGGACTGTCCACCACCGTGCACCAGGGCCGGGGCGCGGCGGAGCGGGTCAGCGTCAACGCCCCGCTGTCCTTCGACGCCTCCGTCCAGCAGCTCGTGCAGGTGCTCGACGGCCACACCCTCTGCATCGTCCCGGAAGAGGCCCGCTCGGATGCGGGTGAGCTGGTGAAGCGCATCGGGCAGGACGCGCTGGAGGTCCTCGATTGCTCTCCCGCGCACCTGCGCATGCTGATGGATGAAGGCCTGCTGGAGAAGGACGTCCTCCCCCGGCGCGCGCTGGTGGGCGGCGAGGCGGTGGATCCCGGCACCTGGAGCCGCCTGGCCCAGCATCCGCGTCTGCGCGCCTTCAACGTCTACGGCCCCACCGAGTGCACCGTCGACGCCACCGCCTGCGCCTTCGACGCCTCCGCGTCGCCCACCATCGGCCGGCCCCTGGCCAACGTCCGTGCGTACGTGTTGGACAAGACCCTTCGCCCGGTGCCCGTGGGCGTCGCGGGTGAGCTCTTCCTCGGCGGTGAAGGCGTGGCCCGCGGCTACCTCAACCGCCCCGACCTGACCGCGGAGCGCTTCATCCCCGACGCCTTCTCCGCCATCCCGGGCGCGCGCCTCTACCGCACGGGCGACGTGGCGCGCTGGCGCGCGGACGGGATGCTCGACTACCTGGGCCGCGCCGACTTCCAGGTGAAGGTGCGTGGCTTCCGCATCGAGCTGGGTGAAGTCGAAGCCGCGCTCCTCAAGCATCCCCAGGTGCACGCCGCCGTGGTGCTGGCGCGCGAGGACATTCCCGGCGACAAGCGGCTCGTCGCCTACGTGGTGCCCACGGAAGGCACGGACTCCGCGCCGACGACGGACGTCCTCAAGGACTGGCTCAAGCAGCTCCTGCCGGAGCACAT belongs to Corallococcus exiguus and includes:
- a CDS encoding non-ribosomal peptide synthetase, with the protein product MSHELSKRIANLSPEKRAELLKKVAAQKATAGNSVQGLIRVQDRTRPLPLSFAQQRLWFIDQLQPGTSLFNVPMAVRLEGALDVSVLERALREVVRRHEVLRTTFREDVSGPVQVVSPEPMFTLERKDLTGSPPEEAWRLAREAAAQPFDLAKGPLLRALLLTSAPGEHLLVVVVHHIVSDGWSMTLLVREVALLYGAFARGQAAPLPPLGIQYADFGVWQREWMQGPRLEKQLDYWKRQLAGVPSALELPTDFPRPATRDGRGARHDVLLPRELTDALKALAQQEGASLYMALLTGWQMLMARYSGQEDVTVGSPMAGRTRGEVEGLIGLFVNAQVLRTRVTDTASFRTLLRQVRETVLGAQEHQELPIERLVEELKPERIPGRTPFFQVMLTYQASFRGSASVEGVKLEALELDTFSAKFDLTLQVLETDAGLKGYLEYTTDIFTASTAARMAEHLRVLLQEAVAQPNESVARLPLLTTVERREMLVEWNATRAPFPEACMHSLFEEQVRRAPGAVAAVFEGTQLTYAQLDARANQLAHALRRRGVGPEVRVALSVERSLDIAIGLLGILKAGGAWVPVDPLLPRERLAFMLEDSAAQVLVTQQPLVDRFPEALHARALCLDTERESLAEEPTDAPVTGVTPANMAYLLYTSGSTGTPKGTAVEHRSVANLVTHEAVAYGIGPGSRVLQFASLSFDLSVEEIFTTLCNGATLVLAPLEKLMPGAPLPVLLREQELSVVSLTPAALAATSSEGLPKVRTVISGGEALPADVVARWAPGRRLLNTYGPTEATVIATFGEVVADGEVPSIGKPLANVHVYVLDPHGQPVPVGVRGELHIGGVGVARGYAGRPGLTAERFIPDAFSSTPGARLYRTGDVVRWRADGQLDFVGRIDAQVKVRGFRIELGEVENALRAAPSVKDAVVLAREDAPGDKRLVAYVVGDALDITALRAHLKQHLPEYMVPAAFVSMETLPLTSNGKVDRKALPAPDVSALRASHAYEAPATPLEEKLAALWSEVLRVPTVGRTDNFFELGGHSLLATQLVARVRAALDVELPLRALFEAPTIEALAQRLQLTATGTRLPPLTRIAHEGPPPLSFAQQRLWLLDQLQPGNAAYNIPAALRLKGHVDVESLRRAFETLVARHETLRTTFVEHQGQPAQCIHAPSTWTLSLLDVSSLPEPQRQEEARRLANLEAHRPFDLEAGPLLRTSLVRLGDAEHLLLVTMHHIVSDGWSMGVLVRELTALYAALHAEQAPTLALLPVQYSDFAVWQQGWLQGETLETQLAYWKEKLAGAPATLELLTDRPRPPVQSHRGATVPVRLALPLTEALKTLARQEGATPFMLLLSAFQVLLSRYSGQDDISVGSPIAGRTQAETEGLIGFFVNTLVLRAHVDPRATFRELLAQVRGTTLAAYEHQHLPFEKLVEVLQPVRDLSRSALFQAMFTLQNAPMDALRVPGLSFEQLPLESNSAKFDLSLTLQDSPQGFMGVLEYSSDLFDAATVQRMVGHLDVLLEAIAEQPDSTLAGLPLLTAPERRQLLVDWTRTDAEFPRDTCFHEAFTAQALRTPEALAVVCRDQQLTFQELDARSNQLAHRLVKLGVGPDVRVVLCVERSVEALVGILGIHKAGGAYVPLDFRYPGEWLAHVLTDTCAPVVLTQQRLRDVLPQHTAHVVLLDPDAEDLAAESREAPGVAVSAEHLAYIIYTSGSTGRPKGVMIQHRSVMNLRQGLSTTVHQGRGAAERVSVNAPLSFDASVQQLVQVLDGHTLCIVPEEARSDAGELVKRIGQDALEVLDCSPAHLRMLMDEGLLEKDVLPRRALVGGEAVDPGTWSRLAQHPRLRAFNVYGPTECTVDATACAFDASASPTIGRPLANVRAYVLDKTLRPVPVGVAGELFLGGEGVARGYLNRPDLTAERFIPDAFSAIPGARLYRTGDVARWRADGMLDYLGRADFQVKVRGFRIELGEVEAALLKHPQVHAAVVLAREDIPGDKRLVAYVVPTEGTDSAPTTDVLKDWLKQLLPEHMRPSTFLVLEALPLNANGKVDRKALPAPQGTAQASTYVAPRTPTEEQLAALFAQVLRVERVGIHDDFFALGGHSLLATQFVSRVRATFRVELPLRALFEAPTVAALAEGLRTRTPGHHLPPLIRASTDSPRPLSFAQQRLWFLDQLTPGDASYNLPTALRLTGPVDVESLRRAFEALVTRHDSLRTTVHEVQGQATQHVHAPATWTLPLMDLSALPDAQREAEARRKLEEEAHQPFHLETGPLLRTALVRLAAEEHLLLVTMHHIISDGWSMGVLVRDLVAFYEAFSAGQTPALAPLPVQYADFAERQRQWLQGETLETQLAYWKQQLAGAPATLALPTDHPRPSIQSHAGTSLAVRIPRETSEALKALAGREGATPFMVLLAAWQLFLARYSGQDDVSVGTPIAGRTQAETEGLIGFFVNTLVLRVQVNPRATFRELLAQVRGTTLAAFEHQHLPFEKLVEAVQPVRDASRSPLFQVMFALQNAPLEDLRIPGLTFRQVAAESRSAKFDLTLTLQDSAQGFVGWLEYSTALFKQGTVERMASHLRILLEAVASRPEQSVAGLSLLSREERQRILVDWNDTTVASPLDIPVHVHFARQALSTPDAVALVLGEASLTYAQLDARANQLAHHLRALGIVPGARVGVAIERSFELVTALLAILKAGAAFVPVDRNAPVERIATLLEDADVGVVLTHQPFASKLPASGTRVWLDAQQDVIAALPTHAPDVSVEGESLAYVMFTSGSTGRPKGACVPHRGITRLVLGSTFMRFGPDEVWLQAAPVAFDASTLEIWGALLHGAKLVLAPPHALSLEELVEQLRRHRVTVLWLTTALFEQMALHQGEALAEVRQVLTGGELMPWARLRDHLARLPEGATLVHAYGPTENTTFSTTLPLHRGAVVEGPVSIGRPIPNSTAYVLDAHLHPVPVGVAGEVYVGGPGLAWG